TTTTCAGATGCTCATTATTTTGGTTTGTATGCCCCACACAACAAAGACTATCAATTGATATTGGGGTCAGACAAAGAAAAACCCCCTAACTTGTTGGCTGCCCAAAGTCAAAATAAAGTGTATAAAACTTCGGCAAAGATAGGTTTGGAATCACAATGTTTTTACTTGCGAGCCAATCATTTGCCCAATAGTTTTTTTGATGGCATCATTACCATTAAGTTAAAGCTCAAAGGAAGCAAAGTAAAAGAAGTACCTATAGAAGTGATTGCCGAAGATCACCTCATTGTTCGAGTAGCTCCCTGGCTGATGATGCCCAACACCCAGGAAGTCAAAAAAGTACATATTATACGTATTGACTCTGAAACCGCAGGCGAAACCGCCAATAGCGATCAGTTTATAAAAAAACTGAGAGGTATATTGGGCGATAAATTGGTGGTGTCTGATGCCAGTAACTTTGATGGTGACCGCTGGATTCAGGATGAATTTGTGATAGGGTATTGCCAGGGGGTAAAACAAGTGATGCCTGTAGTGTGTGATGGTCCGCGTGACCGAGGATTGAACAAATACCCTCAGCTACATTTGTTAAAAGCTGACTTTGGGCAAGTATCTATTGCGGGGAATAAAAAAAGTACCCTCGATTCGTTTGGCAACCTGGAAGTAAGCCCTCCTGTTGAGGGGTACCCTTTTGGTAGAATTATTATGGGAGCCAGCCCCAAGCAAGGGTTCAAACACTCGCCCCGACAAATAGCCCACCAGCTTAAGGGGTTTTTGCATGCCCAAAAGGTACAAAGTCCGATTGAGATTTTCAGCGATTGGCTGGCAGTAGGACACGTAGACGAAATTATCAATTTTGTTCCTGCACACAACCCGTCTTCAGACAAAAACTTTAAAATGTTGATTGCCTCTTCTAAAAAAGCCATTGATGTACTTTCTTATGTGTATTTTTCAGATACTCACCGAGTGTTTTACTTGCCCTTTGAGCAGGAAAAACAAAACTCGCGAGACATACTCAAGAAGTGGCTGCACGACTATTGGGAAATAAACCATCGCATTCAGCTTTTTTTAGATTGGAATCGACAGTTGTTAAAAAAAGAATTAGGGCTAACCGAAGACGATATCATTGACGTACCTGTACTGTTTAAAGAAAGAAAGAGTGATCGTAGAGCGTTGCCTTTATTGCCTAATATGGTCAACCAGCTTGTAATCACTGAGGCTAATGCTTCATTTAGCATTGTTCCTAAGTCTTATGGGCCAGTTAAAACTTCGGCAGGTGGGCTTACCCTTGACCTTGATCCTAATAACATTCATTACTTGTTCGAAGATCAGTTAAAAACAGAATTTGAAGCCATTGGACATCAGGTATACTTTGTAGACGATACCGACTTGTATTTTAAGCGGGGAGGGGGGATTCATTGTGCCACCAATGTAGAACGGGCTTATTTTGCCAATAAAAAATGGTGGAAATACAAGCCGCCCAATGCCCACGATATATAAATTAATATTGGGCAATCACTAAAAAAGCCATCCTGAGTGTTCAGGATGGCTTTTATTATCTATTTATATAAGGGTTTAGAGTTTTTCTATTTTTGTATGGCTTTGAGCACTGCCAGGGGTTGAATAAACTTACCGGTTTTTTCAGTTTGTTTAGTATCTATTCCTGTGCTTCTTAGGATTTGATATGCCTCCTTGGTTTTTATTTTAGGATTAATAGACCTCATCAAACCTAGTAAACCAGCCACATAAGGTGTAGCCATTGAAGTGCCACTATAAGAAGCGTATTTATTACCGGGTACAGTAGATAAAATATCCACACCAGGAGCTGCAATTCCCATTTTAAGGTCACTTACCCAGTTAGAGAAGCTTGCCATATCCATATTTTGAGCAATCGCCGATACAGTAATTACACCTTCTACATTTGCTGGTGTTACTTTAGTAGCATTCTGCGATTCATTACCAGCTGCCACTACTACAATGGCACCCGCACGATTGGCATATTGTACTGCCTGCTTGTAAGCCCTTTGTTTGTTGTCACGCGAGGGACCACCCAAAGACATTGAAATTACATCAGCGCCATTGTCGGCAGCCTCTATAATTCCGTTTACAATCATTTTATCAGTTCCCCAACCTTGGTCAGTCAACACCTTTACACTGGTTACAGTTACAAAGTCATTGTTAGGGGTCAAAGAAGCAATGCCTATTTTGTTGTTAGACACCGAAGCAGCAATACCTGCACAGTGTGTACCGTGGCTTTGTTTGTCATAGTCATACTTAGAACTTACCGACTTGTATTTGCCTTTAAGGTCTTCGTGTTCAGCATCCACTCCAGTATCCAGAATAAAAATCTTTACCTTTTTCTTAGGCTTAATTTTGTTTTCTTGCATGTATTTGTATAAGTCTGCCACTTGCATCTTATCAAAACCCCACAGTTTATCTATGTCAGGATCATTTACCAGGTAGTCTCCTTTGCTTGAGGCAGTGCTTGTTTGTTTTAGTTCCAGAGGACTTAGGCTGTATACTTCGTTATATTCTATGGCATCTACTGCATCTGTAGCATTTAATTTATTGACAATTGTCTCAAGGTTTGCCAATTGATCATTGGGCACATCTACTGAGTAAAAATCGTCTAGTTCGGTACCTTTGCCATTTTTTAGGTTCGGGAAAGCTTTCTCAATCTTAAGGTTATAGGCTTTTAAGGCCTTTTTTATTTTGTCTAATAAAGCATCATTTTTTATATCAAACAATAACTCAGCGTTACTGTCTAATTTAGTATTGTGCTTGTTTTTGTTAGCAGGGGCGCTTGTTGTAAATTTATTTTTTACATAGAGTACTCCTTCTTGTACCAAGCCCGAATAAATGAGGTAGCCTCCTAAGCCTATCCCCATTGCCGTAAGAAAGAAGGCACGGGTGTGTTTAAGGTTGTTGGCAATCAGAAATACTAAAATAGCTGCACCAGCTTCGGGTGCAATCATTCCTAATAGCTTTTGGTAGAGAGAGAAGTCGCTGAAGTACATGCTAACCGCATACATGATAGATGAACTCCAGAAAGTAAGGTTGGGTACAGCGCGGCTTTTTTTTCTATAAACGCTGTAAAACCACCATACTATAGACAGCAAAAAGGCTATATAAAATATGGGATGCAATGATGCTAACATAGGTTTTTAAAGTTAAGTTGAGAAATCTTTAGTTTTATCTCTTATGGTTTAATGGTTAAATATACGCAACTTCAGCAAGCGAAGTTAGCCTTATGGCGATTTTAACACTATCAGTAAGGTTAGCTCTTCCCGTGTTTTTTCTTAAAATAAGCATACGCCTCATTAATTTTACGAGAGAGGTCTTCGGCGTATTTACGTTTACTATCATCTTGAAAACGATCAGGATGGTATTTTTTCATCGCCTTTTTATAAGCCTTTTTGATCTCCTCAAAAGAGGCTCCTGGCTTAAGCTCGAGGGTTTGGTAATACTTAGATTCATCTATGCCACTAAATGCCGAGGCACGGGCTCCTCCACTACTTCCGCCACCCCCGTTTTTTTGCTGATTATAAAAATTTTGCCCTTGTTGTCGGTATTTTTGATATTCAGAGTAAGCTTTGTCGTATTTTTTTTCAGCTTTGCTAAACCAATCGTCATATTTTCGAGAATATGCCTCAAACTTATCGAAAGGATCGTTTGACTTAGGTTCATATTTATATTTATAAGGCTCGTACTCCTCTTTGTCAGGATTGGCGTAATAGTCCTGGTAAACCGACCTGAATTTAACTCTTTGTTCTTCGTCTAGTTCAAGTTCATCCATAAACTCATCCAAATCAATGTTGGGTTTTTTATCAACATCAAAAGTTCCCAGCATTTTTTGCAAAGCAATATCAGTTTTGTCAGCAATGGCTTTAAATAATTCGAGCAAAATTTGTGTGATCATATTCTTCTCTTAAGTTTGTTTGGTTAATATAATGGTTGAACTCGCCCTATGTCGCCAAAAAGGATTCTTTAGCGAACAAAAGCTGTCACTTACTCACATAGACATTGTAAGATAGTATCATTGTATGCTCTTTAACGGTATGACAACCACCAGGTTGTTGTTTTTCAAGGTAGCTTACTATAGCAAGATACACAAAAATCGTGAAATAAGGAAAGTAAAGAATAAATGCGTCAAAATGGCAATATCCCCTACCATAACGACTGAAATATACCCCAAAAATCTTATCAACTTAAAATAAAGAAGTCAACTTTGACGGTGGTGGTAGAAAAGTTTTTTGGGTGAGCTTTGCCTTGAACGCTTTGTGTTACTTGGTTTGAAAGACAATCAGGACAGGAGTGTTGGGAGCAGTGAATTGTTGGCAAAAGAGAAAATCAGTCATTTTGCCATCGTCTGAAAAGTGTAGCAACCATTGGCTTGAAGCCACCAATAAAAAAAAGGCTTTGGAATACCCGAAGCCTCTTTGTTAAAATCTTAAAAAATTATGAAGTATTCTTTAAGTATATATTACACATTGCAATTATACGCAATATTTATGTAAATGCAAATATGTTGCAAAAGAATTTTTGTTGCATTTACTTATGTGATGCATTATCGATTTATTTAAGCCAGTGCATTAGTACTCTAGCTTTTAACTAACAAATTCATAAGCCACTGAAAATAAGTGTACTATGAATTTGTTAGTTGCCTATGGAGCAGGGTGCACCTAGAACCTTACACCTAGTCCCTAGAACCTTGTCGGGACTATTGTGTTAATACTTCTGTACTCTAATAAACCAGTAGTCACCTATTCGGTTGGCGAGGTCTTCCCCCGGATACACTACCCTGCCTTTACGTCGGCGGTTGCGTCGCGACGGCCAAGGATCTCTCACCACAATTTCTTCAATAGCAGGCCCTTGTTGAGTATCTAATATACCCACTGCCGTAATTACTACGGCGTGCCCTCCGTTTTCACCTTCGTAGCCAATAATTACCGGATACTTTGCCCGCATTTCTTTGAGCAACATATCGGGGTGAGGGGCGTTGCGTCCCCAGGTAGCTTGTACCCTATAGCGTTGCCCACGATTATCTACCCCCCATTTGTTGAGGTTAGCAGTAATAAGTTCTGGGCTGGCAGTCAGGTTAGGCAATTGACCATTGCGCTTTACTCCAAACGAGCGTTGGACGATTTGTTCTTGTGTGACATATACCCCATAATACTTGAGTACCATCTGTATAGAAGCAGCCCAACACCATTGAGTATTGTTTTGGACAGAGGCAGTATAATTCATTTTTTTGGATGAAACTCCCTCATAATATAATTCTTGCGCATTTGCCGTAATGTGTATGAAAATGAAAAATGATAAACAGTAGTAGATTTTTTGTGCCATATTTTATTGTTATTTGAACGAAAGAGCAAATATAGTTTCTTGTAAAAACAGTTATACAACGCATAAGTTGCAAAATAGATTGTTACCACCAGCTGCCTTAGCGTATAAAGAAAACTTGACCAGCCCACAAAAAATATCTAAACATTCCCTTTGCTTGCAAGGGGTTTCCCTAATAAGTACACTGTAAATTAAGTAAGTTGTTATTTAGTTCGAGTTTATTTTGTTTGCTGGCGATCTTTACAAATAGAGCATAGCCAAAGCTACGCGATTTTTGTAAAGAGAAGTCAGAGGGCAAAAGAAGCCGAAAAAAGCATAAGATATTTATTTTACAGTGTAATAAGTTCTAAATTATAAAATAAACTGATGAATAGTTATTACACGTTTTTTGTCTCTCTGTCAATCGTATTGTCCATGTTTGCCTGTGGAGGTAAGTCTGTAAAAAACGAACAGCAAAATGTTGTCAAAGACAGCGTCAAAAAAGATACATTGCCTGTCAAAACTCCTGATACCACCCAAAAAGAAACAGTGGCCAATTCGTTGGTGGAGGTGGTTGGTATGGCACAAGTAGCCAAAATGATTGTAAACGAATGGAAGGTAAAAGCAGTGCTTGCGCCAGGCAAACAAATCAATGCAATGGATGACCAGCAAAAAGCCCGCATGGAAAAATCATCTATTGTATTCAAAGCGGATGGTAGCCAGAGTATGAATGTACAGCTCAAAAAAGAAACCATCAGCGAAGAAGGTCGCTGGAAACTTGCCGAAGAGGGCAAGCAAGTAATTATGGTGTCACCCAGTGGCAAAGAACGTATCTTTAAGATAGAAGAAATTACCCATGATAAACTCAAGTTAAGGGCGGTAATAGATATGTCGGGCATTGTGCTCGAAGCCAAAGATGCTACCCCCAGTGGACCAGTAAAAAAAGGTGGAGGGAATTGAAAAAACTTAAAACTTCTTAAAAAGCGTGTTTTTGATGGGTAAAATTTTACCTTCGAAACACGTTTTTTAGTATATTAGGAGTGAGAGCTTGTTTAAAGTTGTTCAAATAATTCAAAATAGCTCTTTTGCGCATATACTTCGTTGTGAAAATGCTCATTTAACGTGACCAAATTCTGTTTTCTAGGCCTCGTTTATGTGAGAAATCCTTGATTTTGCTATTAAAACTAAAACATTAAACAAGCCCTTATAATTATTCAACAGTTTTACAGCAAACGCAAACATAATGTGCCTTATTTGTCGTTTACTTTCAGTTAGTTAAGTTGTGTTTGTGTAGTCGTTTTATTTCAAAAAGTGTTGCGTATAGCCTGTATTTGATAAAAGTGCAACACTGCATGGAGAACCAGAAGATGGAAGTTTTTGATTATTTTGTTAACCTCAATAAACCCCAAAGCAATCAGCGTTTTGCAAATGCCATTGGCAAAGAAAACGTATTGTTTTTGGTAAATTCTACCCAGGATGAATTTGCCCCACACCCAGGTCATTTTTCGTTTAAGAGTACTTTTCAAGGGCGTGAACATTTTGAGTTTGACAACCATAGAGTAGCAGTAAGCCCTCAACACTACCTTTTGCTTAACGAAGGGCAGGAATATGCCAGTTATATCAATTCGGATGAAAACGTAGAGACATTCACGATTTTTTTTTCTCCCGAATTTGTCACCAATACCCTTAAGTCGAGGCTTAGGTCAGATGATGCCTTGCTCAACGACGGTTATCAGAAAGATACGCCTTTATTTATCAATTTTTTTGAAAAGCTCTATCACATCACCCCCCATATTTATCAATTGATTCAACATATTAGACACTGCCTAAAGGAAGGCAATGCCAACAGCATGGCATTGGAAGAGTACTTGTATATGTTGTTGCACGAGTTGCTCAAAGAACATCGCATGATAAAAAGTACCATCGAACAATTGTCGGCAGTGCGTTATTCTACCCGGCTTGAAACTTTCCGTAGAGTAAGCCGTGCCAAAGACTATTTGTTGTCTTGCTACGACGAACCCCTAAGCATAGACAAACTTGCTTCGGTGGCGTGTTTGGCACCTTTTCATTTTTTAAGAACCTTCAAGCAAATATTTAACATTACCCCCCACCAAATGCTCACCAAGGTGCGCTTGCAACATGCCCAAAGTTTATTGGTACATACCAACTATCCTGTAAGCCAAATAAGCCTGAAGGTAGGTTATGATAACCTTAGTTCTTTTAGCCGCTTGTTTACTACCCAGTTTGGCGTTTCACCACGTAAATTTCGAAAGCAAAAAGCTACTCCGTTGTCGGCATAAACTTCTGCTTGCCTCCAAACGACTGCTTACTCAAGCCCCTTATGCTTTGTGCCAAAGGTTTTTTGTGTGGGCAATTAGCAATTTTTGTAAAACTTGGGTAGCAAGACAAAAGGTATATTTGAGCATTATAACAGTACATCAATAGTTCCAAAGCAACGTCAGGGGCTAGTACTCTGGCTTCTAAGGGCTTGCCCTTGTTGTTGCTCTGGGCTATTGGCACATATAACCTTTTAAATGATGAAGAAATATATTTTAAACCTTTCATTGGTAGCACTAGCGGTGTTTACCTCCTTTGCTTGTCAGGCGCAAACCCAAAAATTAAGCAAATCGCAAAAACAAAAAGTAGTAGCCAGCATTGGTCAGTTGATGAAGGATTATTACGTTTTTCCGAAAGTGGCAGACCAGATGGCGGCTTATCTGGAAAAACAACAAAAAAATAAGGCGTATGACAAAGCCAATGATCCACGTGATTTTGGGCGTTTGCTTACCCGCGATTTGCTGAAAATAAGCAAAGACAAACACATAAGGGTGAGGTTTAATCCAAAACGCGCCAAACAAATGAGTAGCAACAAAGGGAAGCATAAGCCTAGCCCTGAGGCAATCAAAGTAGCCGAAGCCAAAGACCGAAGTCAAAACTATGGTTTCAAGAAGGTAGAAATATTGCCGGGTAATGTAGGCTATATTAATTTAACTGGTTTTTTTCGCAAAGATAAAGCTGAAGCTACCGTGGCAAGTGCGATGGGTTTTTTGGCAAATACTGAGGGAATAATCATTGATTTGCGCCAAAATGGAGGAGGAAGCCCAGCAATGGTTCAGTTGATTTGTAGCTATTTTTTTGGCGAAAAACCAGTACACCTCAATAGTCTTTACTGGCGAAAAGTAAACCGTACTCAAGAGTTTTGGACATTGAAAGAGATCAAAGGGCAACGCATGCCTGACAAGCCTTTGTATATATTGACTAGTGGCAACACCTTTTCGGCAGCTGAAGAGTTTAGCTATAATATGCAAAACCTTCAACGAGCTACCTTAGTAGGCGAAACCACCGGAGGAGGAGCCAATCCAGGAGGAGGTTTTTCGGTAGAAAACACGTTTGTAATGTTTGTACCTACTGGGCGTGCCATTAACCCTATTACCAAAACCAATTGGGAGGGAGTAGGCGTAGTGCCGCATATCAAGACTCCAGCAAGCCGGGCTTTAGACAAAGCCCACCTTGAGCTCATCAAAGCTGTGAAAGCCAAAAAACCTAAAACCGCCAGTTTAGACTGGGCTATTCAAGGCTTAGAAGCTAAAGCCCATCCGGTAAAACTAGACAAAGCAACCCTAAAGGCGTATGCAGGCGATTATACCAACCGCCGCATTATTTTTAAAGCAGGAAACTTGTACTACCAACGCCCTTCCATTTCAAAGAAAATGCGTAAGCTTACCCCACTTACCCAAACCCTGTTTGCGGTAGAGGGAATTGATTACTTCAGAATAACGTTTAAAAAAGATGCAAAAGGCAATGCTATAGCCGTGCAAGGTTTGTATGAACAGGGGAATCGTGACTTGTCTAAAAAAGGCAATATTGTAAGCAAATGATCATGATCATGTAAATAAGCAGGGTTAAAATTGATGTGTTTTTGAGCATTATTGCTATTGTATTGAATAATAGCCTGAATTTGACTTAAAAAAGGTGTGTTTTTGTTTATTATATTGGCGTTAAGCTGTATATTTGCTCATACAATAAACAATTCAACATATTCTTAACAAACAACTTTAACACATATATACATGAATGATATGCCCCGTGAAATGGTGTGGAAGGTAGAGCCTAAACCAAAAAAAACAAGTCGGTCTAATATATTGAAGCAAGAAATGAATGAACTGAAAAAAGAGTTTAACAAACTCAGTCAGTTTATGGTGCAAAATATGGTAAATCTGGAAGGCGAACTGGCAATACTAAAGCAAGAAAACGAACGCTTGAAAAACAAAGTAACAAAACTTGAAAGCACCTCAGTTCCTCACAATTTTTCACCTTATGCCCAGTTACCTGCTTTAGAAAATGTTTTTTTGGTATAAACTTTATTTTTTTAAATACCATATCAACCCTTTGATAATAAGTA
This portion of the Microscilla marina ATCC 23134 genome encodes:
- a CDS encoding helix-turn-helix domain-containing protein, with product MENQKMEVFDYFVNLNKPQSNQRFANAIGKENVLFLVNSTQDEFAPHPGHFSFKSTFQGREHFEFDNHRVAVSPQHYLLLNEGQEYASYINSDENVETFTIFFSPEFVTNTLKSRLRSDDALLNDGYQKDTPLFINFFEKLYHITPHIYQLIQHIRHCLKEGNANSMALEEYLYMLLHELLKEHRMIKSTIEQLSAVRYSTRLETFRRVSRAKDYLLSCYDEPLSIDKLASVACLAPFHFLRTFKQIFNITPHQMLTKVRLQHAQSLLVHTNYPVSQISLKVGYDNLSSFSRLFTTQFGVSPRKFRKQKATPLSA
- a CDS encoding papain-like cysteine protease family protein; the encoded protein is MNYTASVQNNTQWCWAASIQMVLKYYGVYVTQEQIVQRSFGVKRNGQLPNLTASPELITANLNKWGVDNRGQRYRVQATWGRNAPHPDMLLKEMRAKYPVIIGYEGENGGHAVVITAVGILDTQQGPAIEEIVVRDPWPSRRNRRRKGRVVYPGEDLANRIGDYWFIRVQKY
- a CDS encoding S8 family peptidase — its product is MLASLHPIFYIAFLLSIVWWFYSVYRKKSRAVPNLTFWSSSIMYAVSMYFSDFSLYQKLLGMIAPEAGAAILVFLIANNLKHTRAFFLTAMGIGLGGYLIYSGLVQEGVLYVKNKFTTSAPANKNKHNTKLDSNAELLFDIKNDALLDKIKKALKAYNLKIEKAFPNLKNGKGTELDDFYSVDVPNDQLANLETIVNKLNATDAVDAIEYNEVYSLSPLELKQTSTASSKGDYLVNDPDIDKLWGFDKMQVADLYKYMQENKIKPKKKVKIFILDTGVDAEHEDLKGKYKSVSSKYDYDKQSHGTHCAGIAASVSNNKIGIASLTPNNDFVTVTSVKVLTDQGWGTDKMIVNGIIEAADNGADVISMSLGGPSRDNKQRAYKQAVQYANRAGAIVVVAAGNESQNATKVTPANVEGVITVSAIAQNMDMASFSNWVSDLKMGIAAPGVDILSTVPGNKYASYSGTSMATPYVAGLLGLMRSINPKIKTKEAYQILRSTGIDTKQTEKTGKFIQPLAVLKAIQK
- a CDS encoding S41 family peptidase, yielding MMKKYILNLSLVALAVFTSFACQAQTQKLSKSQKQKVVASIGQLMKDYYVFPKVADQMAAYLEKQQKNKAYDKANDPRDFGRLLTRDLLKISKDKHIRVRFNPKRAKQMSSNKGKHKPSPEAIKVAEAKDRSQNYGFKKVEILPGNVGYINLTGFFRKDKAEATVASAMGFLANTEGIIIDLRQNGGGSPAMVQLICSYFFGEKPVHLNSLYWRKVNRTQEFWTLKEIKGQRMPDKPLYILTSGNTFSAAEEFSYNMQNLQRATLVGETTGGGANPGGGFSVENTFVMFVPTGRAINPITKTNWEGVGVVPHIKTPASRALDKAHLELIKAVKAKKPKTASLDWAIQGLEAKAHPVKLDKATLKAYAGDYTNRRIIFKAGNLYYQRPSISKKMRKLTPLTQTLFAVEGIDYFRITFKKDAKGNAIAVQGLYEQGNRDLSKKGNIVSK
- a CDS encoding DnaJ domain-containing protein, yielding MITQILLELFKAIADKTDIALQKMLGTFDVDKKPNIDLDEFMDELELDEEQRVKFRSVYQDYYANPDKEEYEPYKYKYEPKSNDPFDKFEAYSRKYDDWFSKAEKKYDKAYSEYQKYRQQGQNFYNQQKNGGGGSSGGARASAFSGIDESKYYQTLELKPGASFEEIKKAYKKAMKKYHPDRFQDDSKRKYAEDLSRKINEAYAYFKKKHGKS
- a CDS encoding protein-arginine deiminase type IV, which codes for MNKTLVKKHTQVVLIEKKQRKRIKLVPPQKKIKQCVLKTSLKYFEIECKLQDEWIPLKAQEVLKVEAFSLEPELWIVPKSDKKYATILFEYHLHNDPTTYQIVFQVYQFRLELKLDNQCFDSPYTKDHSIGKYHWIWGKTNGEDAEMTQSNQQWGGIILADLDQDKDDFDFSENPQGGTTELVQLQVVLPFATLPPGIDLQLYLETSFSDAHYFGLYAPHNKDYQLILGSDKEKPPNLLAAQSQNKVYKTSAKIGLESQCFYLRANHLPNSFFDGIITIKLKLKGSKVKEVPIEVIAEDHLIVRVAPWLMMPNTQEVKKVHIIRIDSETAGETANSDQFIKKLRGILGDKLVVSDASNFDGDRWIQDEFVIGYCQGVKQVMPVVCDGPRDRGLNKYPQLHLLKADFGQVSIAGNKKSTLDSFGNLEVSPPVEGYPFGRIIMGASPKQGFKHSPRQIAHQLKGFLHAQKVQSPIEIFSDWLAVGHVDEIINFVPAHNPSSDKNFKMLIASSKKAIDVLSYVYFSDTHRVFYLPFEQEKQNSRDILKKWLHDYWEINHRIQLFLDWNRQLLKKELGLTEDDIIDVPVLFKERKSDRRALPLLPNMVNQLVITEANASFSIVPKSYGPVKTSAGGLTLDLDPNNIHYLFEDQLKTEFEAIGHQVYFVDDTDLYFKRGGGIHCATNVERAYFANKKWWKYKPPNAHDI